One window of Hoplias malabaricus isolate fHopMal1 chromosome 16, fHopMal1.hap1, whole genome shotgun sequence genomic DNA carries:
- the nr2f6b gene encoding nuclear receptor subfamily 2 group F member 6b isoform X1, translated as MAMVGGGWGNPNGSTNGLGEKGYLRGEEDESSPQAGNSDAEGGEDDKACVVDCVVCGDKSSGKHYGVFTCEGCKSFFKRSIRRNLSYTCRSNRECQIDQHHRNQCQYCRLKKCFRVGMRKEAVQRGRIPPSHSGISPTSMVGGAGGGGIGAPGMGGDFFNGQPAPELITQLLRAEPYPNSRYGAQCGQQLGGGNSAVMGIDNICELAARLLFSTIEWARNIPFFPDLPVSEQVALLRLSWSELFILNAAQSALPLHMAPLLAAAGFHASPMSAERVVSFMDQVRVFQDQVDKLTRLQVDSAEYSCLKAIALFSPDACGLTDPAHVESLQEKAQVALTEYERMQYPTQPQRFGRLLLRLPSLRAVPANLISQLFFMRLVGKTPIETLIRDMQLSGSSISWPYVPGQ; from the exons ATGGCCATGGTGGGTGGGGGATGGGGCAACCCTAATGGGAGCACCAATGGCCTGGGGGAGAAGGGCTACCTGCGGGGGGAGGAGGATGAGAGCTCCCCGCAGGCAGGGAACAGCGACGCTGAAGGGGGAGAGGACGACAAGGCCTGTGTGGTGGACTGTGTGGTCTGCGGGGACAAATCTAGCGGCAAACACTACGGTGTTTTCACCTGTGAGGGCTGCAAGAGCTTCTTCAAGAGGAGCATTCGCCGCAACCTCAGCTACACCTGCAG ATCAAACAGAGAATGCCAGATCGATCAGCACCATCGCAACCAGTGCCAGTACTGCCGTCTGAAGAAATGCTTCCGTGTGGGCATGAGAAAAGAGG CAGTCCAGCGTGGACGAATCCCTCCATCCCACTCTGGCATCAGCCCTACCTCCATGGTTGGTGGTGCCGGTGGTGGAGGAATTGGTGCACCAGGCATGGGGGGCGacttcttcaatggtcagccTGCCCCTGAGCTCATAACCCAACTCCTGAGAGCCGAGCCATATCCCAACAGCCGTTATGGAGCCCAGTGTGGCCAGCAGCTTGGGGGAGGCAACAGCGCCGTCATGGGAATAGACAACATCTGTGAGCTGGCAGCCCGACTGCTCTTCAGCACCATTGAGTGGGCCCGGAACATTCCTTTCTTCCCTGACCTGCCGGTCTCTGAGCAGGTGGCATTGCTGCGGCTAAGCTGGAGTGAACTGTTCATCCTGAACGCAGCGCAGTCTGCTCTGCCGCTCCACATGGCCCCACTGCTCGCTGCCGCAGGCTTCCACGCCTCACCTATGTCTGCCGAACGTGTCGTTTCCTTCATGGACCAGGTTCgcgtcttccaggaccaagtgGATAAACTGACGCGACTGCAAGTGGACTCTGCTGAGTACAGCTGCCTGAAAGCCATTGCCCTCTTCTCACCAG ATGCATGTGGACTGACCGACCCAGCCCATGTGGAGAGTCTACAGGAGAAGGCCCAGGTGGCCCTGACTGAATACGAGCGCATGCAGTATCCTACTCAGCCACAGCGATTTGGACGCCTGCTGCTACGTCTGCCCTCGCTCAGAGCTGTTCCCGCCAACCTCATCTCTCAGCTCTTCTTTATGCGGCTGGTTGGCAAGACGCCCATCGAGACTCTCATCCGAGACATGCAGCTGTCAGGCAGCTCAATTAGCTGGCCTTACGTGCCCGGACAGTAA
- the nr2f6b gene encoding nuclear receptor subfamily 2 group F member 6b isoform X2, translated as MAMVGGGWGNPNGSTNGLGEKGYLRGEEDESSPQAGNSDAEGGEDDKACVVDCVVCGDKSSGKHYGVFTCEGCKSFFKRSIRRNLSYTCRSNRECQIDQHHRNQCQYCRLKKCFRVGMRKEVQRGRIPPSHSGISPTSMVGGAGGGGIGAPGMGGDFFNGQPAPELITQLLRAEPYPNSRYGAQCGQQLGGGNSAVMGIDNICELAARLLFSTIEWARNIPFFPDLPVSEQVALLRLSWSELFILNAAQSALPLHMAPLLAAAGFHASPMSAERVVSFMDQVRVFQDQVDKLTRLQVDSAEYSCLKAIALFSPDACGLTDPAHVESLQEKAQVALTEYERMQYPTQPQRFGRLLLRLPSLRAVPANLISQLFFMRLVGKTPIETLIRDMQLSGSSISWPYVPGQ; from the exons ATGGCCATGGTGGGTGGGGGATGGGGCAACCCTAATGGGAGCACCAATGGCCTGGGGGAGAAGGGCTACCTGCGGGGGGAGGAGGATGAGAGCTCCCCGCAGGCAGGGAACAGCGACGCTGAAGGGGGAGAGGACGACAAGGCCTGTGTGGTGGACTGTGTGGTCTGCGGGGACAAATCTAGCGGCAAACACTACGGTGTTTTCACCTGTGAGGGCTGCAAGAGCTTCTTCAAGAGGAGCATTCGCCGCAACCTCAGCTACACCTGCAG ATCAAACAGAGAATGCCAGATCGATCAGCACCATCGCAACCAGTGCCAGTACTGCCGTCTGAAGAAATGCTTCCGTGTGGGCATGAGAAAAGAGG TCCAGCGTGGACGAATCCCTCCATCCCACTCTGGCATCAGCCCTACCTCCATGGTTGGTGGTGCCGGTGGTGGAGGAATTGGTGCACCAGGCATGGGGGGCGacttcttcaatggtcagccTGCCCCTGAGCTCATAACCCAACTCCTGAGAGCCGAGCCATATCCCAACAGCCGTTATGGAGCCCAGTGTGGCCAGCAGCTTGGGGGAGGCAACAGCGCCGTCATGGGAATAGACAACATCTGTGAGCTGGCAGCCCGACTGCTCTTCAGCACCATTGAGTGGGCCCGGAACATTCCTTTCTTCCCTGACCTGCCGGTCTCTGAGCAGGTGGCATTGCTGCGGCTAAGCTGGAGTGAACTGTTCATCCTGAACGCAGCGCAGTCTGCTCTGCCGCTCCACATGGCCCCACTGCTCGCTGCCGCAGGCTTCCACGCCTCACCTATGTCTGCCGAACGTGTCGTTTCCTTCATGGACCAGGTTCgcgtcttccaggaccaagtgGATAAACTGACGCGACTGCAAGTGGACTCTGCTGAGTACAGCTGCCTGAAAGCCATTGCCCTCTTCTCACCAG ATGCATGTGGACTGACCGACCCAGCCCATGTGGAGAGTCTACAGGAGAAGGCCCAGGTGGCCCTGACTGAATACGAGCGCATGCAGTATCCTACTCAGCCACAGCGATTTGGACGCCTGCTGCTACGTCTGCCCTCGCTCAGAGCTGTTCCCGCCAACCTCATCTCTCAGCTCTTCTTTATGCGGCTGGTTGGCAAGACGCCCATCGAGACTCTCATCCGAGACATGCAGCTGTCAGGCAGCTCAATTAGCTGGCCTTACGTGCCCGGACAGTAA